The following coding sequences are from one Streptomyces venezuelae window:
- a CDS encoding YceI family protein gives MSAITELSELSGEYVLDTARTRIGFVARHAVGPQVRGHFEEFEGSARLDGADPAKSTVRLTIRSESIQSHNKLRDDPVRAKFLDTGNHPDITFASTEVRRVDDTHYKVTGDLTIRGTTKPLTLDVESTGGENDPAGDVTVGFKGSVRIDRRDWGVKANPVDTLFVGSRVTVEFEVAAVRRA, from the coding sequence CGACACCGCCCGCACCCGGATCGGGTTCGTCGCCCGCCACGCGGTGGGCCCGCAAGTGCGCGGCCACTTCGAGGAGTTCGAGGGCAGCGCGCGACTCGACGGCGCCGACCCCGCCAAGTCCACCGTCCGGCTCACGATCCGGTCGGAGAGCATCCAGAGCCACAACAAGCTCCGCGACGACCCCGTGCGCGCCAAGTTCCTCGACACCGGGAACCACCCCGACATCACCTTCGCCTCCACCGAGGTGCGGCGCGTCGACGACACCCACTACAAGGTCACCGGGGACCTGACCATCCGCGGCACGACGAAGCCGCTCACCCTGGACGTCGAGTCCACGGGCGGCGAGAACGACCCGGCCGGCGATGTCACGGTGGGCTTCAAGGGCAGCGTCCGGATCGACCGCAGGGACTGGGGCGTGAAGGCCAACCCCGTGGACACGCTCTTCGTAGGCTCCCGGGTGACGGTGGAGTTCGAGGTCGCCGCGGTCCGCCGCGCCTGA